A window of Pseudomonas putida genomic DNA:
GATGTCACCTTCGGCGGCGGCGTCGATGCGGCTTTCATTGGCCACCGGCCACGGCTGCAGCATGATGGTCTTGCCGTGGATGCCGGCCAGCGGCGCGATGCGCTGCCAGATTTCTTCGGTGATGAACGGCATGAACGGGTGCGCCAGGCGCAGCGCCACTTCCAGCACGCGCACCAGGGTGCGGCGGGTGCCACGGGCGCGCTCGACAGGGGCGTTCTCGTCCCACAGCACCGGCTTGGACAGCTCCAGGTACCAGTCGCAGTACTGGTTCCAGATGAACTCGTACAGTGCCTGGCTGGCCAGGTCGAAGCGGAACTGCTCCAGCTGGCGGGTCACTTCGGCTTCGGTGCGCTGCAACTGCGAGATGATCCAGCGGTCGGCCAGCGACAGCTCGACGGCTTCGCCGTTCTGGCCGCAGTCCTCGCCCTTGTCCAGCACGTAGCGGGCGGCGTTCCAGATCTTGTTGCAGAAGTTGCGGTAGCCTTCTACGCGGCCCATGTCGAACTTGATGTCACGGCCGGTGGAGGCCAGCGAGCAGAAGGTGAAGCGCAGGGCGTCGGTGCCGTAGCTGGCGATACCTTCGGGGAACTCGGCCTTGGTCTGCTTGGCGATTTTTTCGGCCAGCTTGGGCTGCATCATGCCGCTGGTGCGTTTTTCCAGCAGGGCGTCGAGGGTGATGCCGTCTACGATGTCCAGCGGGTCCAGTACGTTGCCCTTGGACTTGGACATCTTCTGGCCCTGGCCGTCACGGACCAGGCCGTGGCACGTACACAGTCTTGAACGGTACCTGCGGGGTGCCATCCTCGTTCTTGATCAGGTGCATGGTCAGCATGATCATGCGCGCAACCCAGAAGAAGATGATGTCGAAGCCGGTCACCAGCACATCAGTGGAGTGGAACTTCTTGAGGAACTCGGTCTGCTCCGGCCAGCCCAGGGTGGAGAAGGTCCACAGGCCCGAACTGAACCAGGTGTCGAGGACGTCGTCGTCCTGGCGCAGGACCACGTCGGCGCCCAGGTTATGCTTGGCGCGCACCTCTTCCTCGTTGCGGCCGACATAGACCTGGCCGGCCTCGTCGTACCAAGCCGGGATGCGGTGGCCCCACCACAGCTGGCGGCTGATGCACCAGTCCTGGATGTCACGCATCCACGAGAAGTACATGTTCTCGTACTGTTTGGGCACGAACTGGATGCGGCCATCTTCCACGGCGGCGATGGCAGGTTCTGCCAGCGGCTTGGTGGAAACGTACCACTGGTCGGTCAGCCACGGCTCGATGACGGTACCCGAACGGTCGCCTTTCGGCACTTTCAGGGCGTGGTCGTCGATGCTCACCAGCAGGCCCTGGGCGTCCAGGTCGGCGACGATCTGCTTGCGCGCGACGAAGCGGTCGAGGTTGGCGTACTGGGCCGGCAACCGGGTGTCGACCTGCTCGTTGACGCTGCCGTCGAGGTTGAAAGCCTGGGCGCTGGCCAGCACGAAGGCGTTCTTGTCGAAGATGTTCAGCAGCGGCAGGTTGTGGCGCTTGCCGACTTCGTAGTCGTTGAAGTCGTGGGCCGGGGTGATCTTCACGCAGCCGGTACCGAACTCGGGGTCGCAGTAGTCGTCGGCGATGATCGGGATGCGACGGCCGACCAGCGGCAATACGACGAACTTGCCGATCAGTGCCTGGTAGCGCTCGTCATTCGGGTTGACCGCCACGGCAGCGTCACCCAGCAGGGTTTCCGGACGGGTGGTGGCGACTACCAGGTAGTCCTTGCCTTCGGCGGTCTTCGCGCCGTCGGCCAGCGGGTAGCGCAGGTTCCACAGGTGGCCCTTCTCGTCGTGGTTTTCCACTTCGAGGTCAGAGATGGCCGTGTGCAGCTTGGTGTCCCAGTTGACCAGGCGCTTGCCGCGGTAGATCAGGCCGTCTTCATGCAGGCGCACGAAGGCTTCCTTGACCGCTTCGGACAGGCCGTCGTCCATGGTGAAGCGTTCGCGGCTCCAGTCGACCGACGAGCCCAGGCGACGGATCTGACGGCTGATGTTGCCGCCGGACTGGTCCTTCCATTCCCAGACCTTTTCCAGAAACTTTTCGCGGCCCAGGTCGTGGCGATTCTGGCCTTTGGCCTCGAGCTGGCGCTCGACCAGCATCTGGGTGGCGATGCCGGCGTGGTCGGTACCTGGCTGCCACAGGGTGTCGCGGCCTTGCATGCGGCGGAAACGGATCAGGGCGTCCATGATCGCGTTGTTGAACCCGTGGCCCATGTGCAGGCTGCCGGTCACGTTCGGCGGCGGGATCATGATGGTGTAGGACTCGCCTGCACCTTGTGGGGCGAAATAGTTCTCGGACTCCCAGGTGTTGTACCAGGAAGTTTCGATGGCGTGCGGCTGGTAGGTCTTATCCATGCGCGGCGGGACCCTGTGCATTTATTCGGGAAAGCCGGGAAGTATAACCAAGCTGGGGGCCGCAGGCGACAAGCTGCTGACAACTGACGGAACCGTGGCGCCTGCTTCGCGGGCACGCCCGCTCCCACAGGTACGGTGCAAGTCTCGAAGCTTGCACCGTACCTGTGGGAGCGGGCGTGCCCGCGAAGCAGGCGCCGCTGATACCCGGTATTACTCGGAACGCTTGATCAACCGCTCGATCCGCGCATCCAGCCGGCGCTTGATCTCGTTCTCGATGTGCGGGGTAAAGTCGTTGATAACGTCCTGCATGATCATCTGCGCCGCCGCGCGCAGCTCGCTTTCCAGGTGCAGCAGGGTGTCCTGGCGGCGGGTCTGCGGGTCGTCTTCGGGCTCGGGCTCAACCGGTTCGGCCACAGGCACAGGGTTGCCGGGCGCTTCTTCCAGCAGCAACGGGATCTGCTCCACCGTCTCGGTCAGCAGCGGTGGTTGCAGGTCGGCGTCGCCAAGCAGCTGGCGGATCGACTCGAGGTCATCGAGCAGATGGGTGGAGTCGGGCAGGGGGGAGGGCTTGTCCATCGTCGTCAAAGTCGCTGTAAGCGGTGGTCTTGCAGAGCATAGCCCTGTTCACGGTAGAAACGGAATCGGTCACGGGCCGATTGGCGGATGCCAGGCTCCTCAACGACGATTTCGGCCACCCGCTCGAACTGGCCGACAAAGCCCGGTACGCCGGCGCCCAGGTTGATCAGCAGGTCGTGGTGATTGCCTGCACTGTCGGCCGCCAGGCCCAATGCCACGCTGGCGTCGGCATGCACCTCCGCGAGATCGTGGGGCACGAAGGCCTCGCCCTTGAAGCGCCACAGGCGTTGGTCCAGCTCATCGCGCTGCTCGGCGTCCTGGCAATGCAGGTAGACCCGGTGGCCGAGGCGCCAGGCCTTTTCGCACAGCTTGCAGGCGAAATCGAGCCGCGCCGACAGCGAGTCGGTGGGCAGGATGTAGAAATCGACTTTGCTCATGGTGGTATCGCCGGCCGGTGGCGTGCGGGGCGCCACCGGCTTCACGGCGTCAGGCGCCAGCGCGGTCCAGCAGGTACTGGGTCAGCAGGGGCACAGGGCGGCCAGTGGCGCCCTTGTCCTTGCCACCACTGACCCAGGCGGTGCCGGCGATGTCCATGTGCGCCCAGTCGTAGGCCTTGGCAAAGCGCGACAGGAAGCAGCCGGCGGTGATGGTGCCGGCCTTCGGCCCACCAATGTTGCCCATGTCGGCGAACGGGCTGTCCAGTTGTTCCTGGTACTCATCGAACAGCGGCAGCTGCCAGGCACGGTCGTCGGCGCGCTTGCCAGCGTCGAGCAACTGGCCGACCAGGTCGTCGTTGTTGCCCATCAGGCCGGTGGTGTGGCTGCCCAGGGCGACGATGCAGGCACCGGTCAGGGTGGCGATGTCGATGACTGCCTGCGGCTTGAAACGCTCGGCGTAGGTCAGGGTGTCGCACAGCACCAGGCGGCCTTCGGCGTCGGTGTTGAGGATTTCCACGGTCTGCCCGCTCATGGTAGTGACGATGTCACCCGGGCGGGTGGCGCCGCCACTTGGCATGTTCTCGGCGCAGGCCAGCAGGCACACGAGGTTGACCGGCAGCTGCAGTTCGAGCACCGCACGCAGGGTGCCGAGCACGCTGGCGGCACCGCACATGTCGTATTTCATTTCGTCCATGCCGGCACCAGGCTTGAGGCTGATGCCGCCGGTGTCGAAGGTAATGCCCTTGCCCACCAGCACGAACGGCTTCTCGGTCTTCTTGCCGCCCTGGTAGTTGAGCACGATCAGGCGTGGTGGCTGGTCGCTGCCTTGGCCGACGGCGTAGAACGCGCCCATGCCCAGGTCCTTGATCTTCTTCTCGTCCAGTACTTCGACCTTCAGCGCCTTGTGCGCCTTGCCCAGGTCCTTGGCCTGTTCGGCCAGGAAGCTTGGGTGGCACAGGTTGGGCGGCAGGTTGCCGAGGTCGCGGGTGAAGGCCATGCCGGTGGCGATGGCGCCGGCGTGTTTGAGCGCACGTTCGACCTCGGCCTGGCCGGCCTTGTCGGCCAGCAGGGTGACCTTCTTCAGGGTGCGTGGTTCGGCCTTCTGGCTCTTGAAGCGGTCGAACACGTAATCGCCATCGAGCAGGGTTTCGGCCAGCAGGCGGTACTTGCCGTAGTGGGCGTCGCGGTTGCTGACTGCGATGTCGTCCAGTGCCAGCACGGCATCAGCGCCGTTCAGGCCCTTGAGCACACCGGCGACGCTGGCAACCAGTTTGCGCCAGGCGCGGTCGCCAAGCGCTTCGTCCTTGCCGCTGCCCACCAGCAATACGCGCTCGGCCTTCAGGCCCGGGAGGCTCTGCAGCAGCAGGGTCTGGCCCGGCTTGCCGGCCAGGTCGCCACGCTTGAGCACGGCACTGATGGCGCCTTCGCTGGCCTGGTCCACGGCCTTGGCCACGGCGCCGAGCTTGCGGTTTTCACCTACCGGGAGGACCAGGGTGGCGGTTTTTACGGATGCAGCAGCTACGCTTTTTACAACCAGTTCCATGTCAGGATCCCCGAATGATCGATACAGTCGGCGCTGTGTCTTCCAGCGCTCTGGGCGGGCCTGGCCGCGTCGTCGCGCGCCGGCGGAAAAGCTGCCAGTTTGAGCCTGCGGCAAGCGTGCTGACAACCCCGTTATGCGCCTTCATGCGCGGCGAAGTGACAGGGGCGGTCAATCACAGGATAATGCGCGCACTTTACATGGAGGTTCGCCTTTGGCGAACCGGCATTGGTCTTGGCTGTACTAAGTCATTGTCTGGCGCCACTGATTGGCAGTCCGCCCTGACAACCCAGGAGTGTCTGGTTTGATCGTCTTTCGTTATCTGTCCCGCGAGGTCCTGGTGACCTTGAGCGCCGTCAGCGCCGTGCTGCTGGTGATCATCATGAGTGGGCGCTTCATCAAGTACCTGGCCCAGGCTGCCCAGGGCGTGCTCGACCCGAGCGTGCTGTTCCTGATCATGGGCTTCCGCCTGCCGGGCTTCCTGCAGCTGATTCTGCCTCTGGGGCTGTTCCTCGGCATTCTGCTGGCGTACGGGCGCCTGTACCTGGAAAGCGAGATGACCGTGCTGTCGGCCACCGGCATGAGCCAGCAACGCCTGCTGGGCCTGACCATGGCCCCCGCCGCGCTGGTCGCCCTGCTGGTGGCCTGGCTGAGCCTCAGCCTGGCGCCGCTGGGCGTGGCCCAGGTGCAGCAGATCATCAGCCAGCAGGATGCCCTGACCGAGTTCGATACCCTGGTGCCAGGCCGCTTCCAGACCCTGCGCGACGGTTCGCGGGTGACGTACACCGAAGAGCTGTCGGACGACCGCATCAACCTGGCCGGCGTGTTCATCTCCGAGAAACGCTTCAACCAGGACAAGACCAAGGACCGTGCGCCGTCGGTGCTGGTTGCTGAAAAAGGCCACCAGGAAATTCAGGCTGACGGCAACCGCTACCTGGTACTGGAAAACGGCTACCGTTACGACGGCAACCCGGGCCAGGCCGACTACCGCGCCATCAAGTACGACACTTACGGCGTGCTGCTGCCCAAGCCGGAGGTCAGCGAGGAAGTGACCGAACGCGAGGCCGTCCCCACCTCCGAGCTGATCGGCAAAAAGGGCCTGCGTGAGCGCGCCGAGCTGCAATGGCGGCTGTCGCTGCCGATCCTGGTGTTCGTCGTCACCCTGCTGGCGGTACCGCTGTCGCGGGTCAACCCGCGCCAGGGCCGCTTCCTCAAGCTGCTGCCGGCAATTCTTCTGTACATGGCCTACCTGACAATGCTGATTTCCGTACGTGGCGCCCTCGAGAAGGGCAAACTGCCGATCGCCCTGGGCATGTGGTGGGTCCACGGCCTGTTCCTCCTGATCGGCCTGGGCCTGATGTACTGGGAACCGCTGCGCCTCAAGCGCGCCGCCCGTCGTGCGGAGGTGGCCCATGGGTAAGCTCGACCGTTACATCGGCCAGAGCGTGCTGCTGGCCATTCTCGCCGTACTGGGGATCATCCTTGGCCTGGCCTCGCTGTTCGCCTTCATTGATGAAATGAGCGACCTCAGCGATACCTACACGGTGATGGAGGCGGGCAACTTCGTTTTGCTCACCGCCCCACGGCGCCTCTACGAAATGCTGCCGATGGCCGCCCTGATCGGTTGCCTGATCGGCCTGGGCAGCCTGGCCAGCAGCAGCGAACTGACCATCATGCGCGCCGCCGGAGTGTCCATCGGCCGCATCGTCTGGGCGGTGATGAAGCCGATGCTGGTGCTGATGCTGGTCGGCCTGCTGATCGGTGAATACGTGGCACCGGTGACCGAGAACAAGGCCCAGGCCGACCGTTCCCTGGCACAGGGCGGTGGTGATGCGCAAAGCTCCAAGCGCGGCATGTGGCACCGCCAGGGCGAGGAGTTCGTGCACATCAACGCCGTGCAGCCCAACGGCCTGCTGCTGGGGGTGACCCGCTACCGCTTCGACAGCGAGCGCAAGATCGTCACCTCGAGCTTTGCCCGCCGAGCGCAGTACCAGGATGACCATTGGCTGCTCGCCGACGTGCGCACCACCTTCTTCCGTGGCGACCACACCGAAGTGGTGAACACGCCGCAAGAGCGCTGGGATGTTTCGCTCACGCCGCAACTGCTCAATACCGTGATCCTGGCGCCGGAGTCGCTGTCCATCACCGGGCTGTGGGACTACATCCACTACCTGTCAGACCAGGGGCTGAACAATGCCCGTTACTGGCTGGCGTTCTGGACCAAGGTGTTGCAGCCGATGGTGACCGCGGCGCTGGTGCTGATGGCGATTTCCTTCATCTTCGGCCCGCTGCGTTCGGTGACCCTGGGCCAGCGCGTATTCACCGGTGTGCTGGTGGGCTTCGTGTTCCGCATCGCCCAGGACCTGCTGGGGCCGTCGAGCCAGGTGTTCGGCTTCCCGCCGCTGTTGGCGGTGGTGATTCCGGCAGGCATCTGTGCGCTGGCCGGTGTGTGGTTGTTGCGCCGGGCCGGTTGATGGCCTGAGCTGCAAAAAAAGCCGACCTCAGGGTCGGCTTTTTGCTGGCATCTGTGTTGGCTTCTTCGCGGGCTTGCCCGCTTCCACAGGTTCATCACAGGTCCCCAGGCTTGTGAGGTTCCTGTGGGAGCGGGCGAGCCCGCGAAGAGGCGGGAGCAGGCAATACAGGTCTCAGCTCATTTCTTCTGCTTCGGCACCCGCACCAGTTGGCTTTCCGAATAAATGTCATGCCAGCCGCGTTTGCGCTTGTCGATCAGCACCCAGAGGAACCCCAGCCCCAGGCACAGCCACGACGCGATCGACACCACAAAGCGCAACAGTGCCTGCCACAGGCTGATAGCCGTGCCGTCTGCGTTCTGTACCCGCACGCCCCACACCTGCATGCCCAGGGTCTGCCCGCCATGGATCCAGAACTTGGCAAAGAAGCCGAACAAGGCGAACAGAAGCACCGTCGACAGCAGCGGGTCGCCGTCCAGCGCGCCAGCTTCGGTCAGCTCACGCATGCGAGCTTCGCCGATGATCGCCATCTGGATCATCTTGTAGGCACCGGCGGTCACGATAAGCAGCGCCGTGCACAGCAGGAAGTCGTAGAACATCGCCGCCAGGCGCCGGCCCAGGCCGACCGGCGGAAAATCACCCTGGGGTGTGAGCAGAGGCTTGGACATGCAGAACGGCTCCAGAAGACGAAGCCGCTATTCTACGGGCAAAAAAAAGCCCCTGCACTTGGCAGGGGCTTTTCTCGAAGTCGGGTTCGGCTCAGCCGGCGACCTGAACTTTGTCAGCCTGCATGCCTTTCTGGCCCTGGACTGCTTCGAAGGTGACCTTCTGGCCTTCTTTCAGGCTCTTGAAGCCGTTACCTTCGATAGCGCGGAAGTGCACGAACAGATCCGGACCGCTTTCTGGAGTGATGAAGCCGTAACCTTTTTCGTCATTGAACCACTTGACGGTACCGTTCTGACGCTCAGCCATTGTCTTATTTCCTATGAAGCTTGAATTTTGATGACAGTTTCTTTTGCAATAAACATGCAAAAGATTACTGGGCTGGGTTGCAGGAAAGTAAGAGACGTCAAACGGGTTGTAGCAGATTGCGGCTACTGGCCCAGGTCACGAACTGTTGCGACCCATGCAAACACAGTGCAGTGACTCTACGCCAACTCCCGAGCGAAAAACAAGCCCTTGGTCGTATGGAAAACCAGCCGTTTGCCGGTAACCGACAAAATTGTCGGAAACGGCATGGCGCCTGGCCTGGCGCCATGTTCAAAAGTTATTGGGCAGGTTCGAAATCGAATATGTCGAACCTGCCCGCAACCTTCACAAAGCGGCTTCAGCCCCGGTAGTAACGTTGTGCCACGAAAGGCATTTTGCTGACTTTCAAGGCAACCTTCTTGCCTCGCACCACGGCGAACAGTGGGGTGTCGATTGCAGCATGTTCACTATCGATATAACCCATTGCTACAGGTGCACCGAGTGTCGGGCCAAAACCGCCGCTGCACACTTTGCCTACGGGTTTATCGTTTGCATCGACAATATCCGCGCCTTCACGCACTGGCGTACGCTCCTGCGGCAAAAGACCCACACGTTTGCGCGCCACGCCATTGCGCTGCTGGGCGAAGATGGCTTCGGCGCCCGGGAAACCGGCGGCACGTGTGCCATCGGCACGGCGCACCTTGGAAATGGCCCACAGCAGGCTGGCTTCGACCGGCGTGGTCTCGGTATTCATGTCATGGCCATACAGGCACAGGCCGGCTTCCAGGCGCAGCGAGTCGCGCGCACCCAGGCCGATCGGCTGTACTTCGGGCTCGGCCAGCAGGCGGCGGGCGAGCGCTTCGGCAGCCTGTGCCGGTACCGAAATTTCGTAGCCGTCTTCGCCGGTGTAGCCCGAGCGGCTGACGAAGCAGTCTTCACCCAGCAGTTTCACCCGGCGGAACTGCATGAAGGTCATGTGGGCCACTTCCGGGGCCAGGCGCTCCAGTACCTTGACCGCTGCCGGGCCTTGCAGGGCGAGCAGGGCACGCTGCTCGAACAGTGGCTGAATCTCGCAAAGGTTGCCGATGTGCGCTTGCAGGTGGGCCAGGTCCTGGTCCTTGCAGGCGGCGTTGACCACCAGGAACAGCGTGTCGTCGCCCAGGTTGGCGACCATCAGGTCGTCGAGGATGCCGCCTTGCTCATTGGTGAACATGGCATAGCGCTGCATGCCCACCGGCAGGTCGATGATATCCACCGGCACCAGGCTTTCCAGGGCTTTGGCGGCATCGCTGCCGCGCAAGGTGATCTGGCCCATGTGCGAGACATCGAACAGGCCGGCCTGCTCGCGGGTGTGCAGGTGTTCCTTGAGCACGCCCAGCGGGTACTGCACGGGCATGTCATAGCCGGCGAACGGCACCATGCGCGCACCCAGTTCCAGGTGCAGGGCGTGCAGTGGGGTCTTGAGCAGTGTTTCGGACATCGGTGACTCCTTGCTGTTGTTGTCGGGTCAACATTCGATGATGTTGACGGCCAGGCCGCCACGGGCGGTCTCTTTGTATTTGCTTTTCATGTCGGCGCCGGTCTGGCGCATGGTGCGGATCACCTTGTCGAGCGACACGTAGTGCTGCCCGTCGCCGCGCAAGGCCATGCGCACCGCGTTGATCGCCTTTACCGAGCCCATGGCGTTGCGCTCGATGCAAGGCACCTGGACCAGCCCGCCGATCGGGTCGCAGGTCAGGCCCAGGTTGTGTTCCATGCCGATTTCGGCAGCGTTTTCCACCTGTTGCACGCTGCCGCCCATCACCTCGCACAGCGCCCCGGCGGCCATCGAGCAGGCCACGCCGACCTCGCCCTGGCAGCCCACTTCGGCGCCGGAGATGGAGGCGTTTTCCTTGTACAGGATGCCGATGGCCGCGGCGGTGAGCAGGAACCTCACCACCCCGTCCTCGTTGGCACCCGGTACGAAGCGCATGTAGTAGTGCAGCACTGCCGGGACGATGCCCGCTGCGCCGTTGGTGGGTGCGGTGACCACACGTCCGCCGTAGGCGTTTTCCTCGTTTACCGCCAGGGCGTAGAGGTTGACCCAGTCAAGCACCGACAGGGCATCGCGCAGGCTGGCCTCCGGGTGGCGGCTCAGCTGACGGTACAACGCTGGCGCCCGGCGCTTGACCTTGAGCCCGCCCGGCAGAATGCCTTCATGCCGGCAACCGGCTTCGACGCAATCCTGCATCACCTGCCAGATGCGCAGCAGCCCGGCGCGGGTTTGCGCTTCCGGGCGCCAGGCGGCCTCGTTCGCCAGCATCACCTGGCTCACCGACAGGTTCTGCGCCGTGCAGTGGCCGAGCAGTTCCTTGGCGGTCTTGAACGGGTAGGTCAGTGGTGTGCTGTCCTCGACGATGCGGTCGTGGCCGGCGGCGTCCTGGTCGACCACGAAACCGCCGCCCACCGAGTAGTACTCGCGGCTGCGGATTTGCAGGCCGGCCTCGTCGAAGGCGCGGAAGATCATGCCGTTGGGGTGGTAATCCAGCGGCTTGCGGATCATCGCCAGGTGCTGCTTTTCGATGAAGGCGATGCTGTGCTCGCCGAGCAGGTTCAGCCGACCGCTGTCGCGGATGGCCTGCAGGCGGGCAGGGATGGTGTCGGTGTCGATGATATCGGGGTGTTCACCTTCGAGGCCCAGCAGCACGGCCTTGTCGCTGCCGTGGCCTTTGCCGGTGGCGCCGAGCGAGCCATACAGCTCGGCCTTGACGCTGGCGGTGCTGGCAAGCAGGCCATCACGGCGCAACCCTTCGGCGAAACGCGCAGCGGCGCGCATCGGGCCGACTGTGTGGGAACTGGAGGGGCCGATGCCGATCTTGAACAGGTCGAAGACGCTCAGTGACATTGCTCGTTCCCTCCAGAAGGTAAAGGCGAGTGCTGCGCACTCGATCGCCGGCAAGCCAGCTCCCACAGGTACTGCACCAGTCTTGGGTGCGGTGAGGCCCCTGTGGGAGCTGGCTTGCCGGCGATGAGGCCAGAGAGTCGGGTCAGGCGTCCTGATAGCTCTCGATCGACGGGCAGGCGCACACCAGGTTGCGGTCGCCGAACACGTTGTCGACCCGGCCGACCGGTGGCCAGTACTTGCCTTCCACCAGGCTCGGCAGCGGGTATACCGCCTGCTCGCGGCTGTAGCCATGGGCCCATTCGCCTACCAGCTCGGCCGCGGTGTGCGGGGCGTTCTTCAGCGGGTTGTCGTCCTTGTCCAGGCTACCGTTCTCGACCGCGCGGATTTCTTCGCGGATCTGGATCATCGCGTCGCAGAAGCGGTCCAGTTCTTCCTTGGACTCGCTTTCGGTCGGTTCGATCATCAGCGTGCCAGCCACCGGGAAGGACATGGTCGGGGCGTGGAAGCCGAAGTCGATCAGGCGCTTGGCCACGTCGTCGACGCTGATGCCGCTAATGTCCTTCAGCGGGCGCAGGTCGAGGATGCACTCATGGGCCACCAGGCCATTGCCGCCGGTATACAGAACAGGATAGTGCTCTTCCAGGCGACGGGCGATGTAGTTGGCGTTGAGGATCGCCATTTGCGAAGCACGCTTGAGGCCGGCACCGCCCATCATGCGGATGTACATCCAGGTGATAGGCAGGATGCTGGCGCTGCCGAACGGCGCGGCGCATACCGCGCCCTCGGTGTTTTTCAGCTGTGCGTGGCCGG
This region includes:
- the gcvT gene encoding glycine cleavage system aminomethyltransferase GcvT is translated as MSETLLKTPLHALHLELGARMVPFAGYDMPVQYPLGVLKEHLHTREQAGLFDVSHMGQITLRGSDAAKALESLVPVDIIDLPVGMQRYAMFTNEQGGILDDLMVANLGDDTLFLVVNAACKDQDLAHLQAHIGNLCEIQPLFEQRALLALQGPAAVKVLERLAPEVAHMTFMQFRRVKLLGEDCFVSRSGYTGEDGYEISVPAQAAEALARRLLAEPEVQPIGLGARDSLRLEAGLCLYGHDMNTETTPVEASLLWAISKVRRADGTRAAGFPGAEAIFAQQRNGVARKRVGLLPQERTPVREGADIVDANDKPVGKVCSGGFGPTLGAPVAMGYIDSEHAAIDTPLFAVVRGKKVALKVSKMPFVAQRYYRG
- a CDS encoding DNA polymerase III subunit chi; its protein translation is MDKPSPLPDSTHLLDDLESIRQLLGDADLQPPLLTETVEQIPLLLEEAPGNPVPVAEPVEPEPEDDPQTRRQDTLLHLESELRAAAQMIMQDVINDFTPHIENEIKRRLDARIERLIKRSE
- a CDS encoding leucyl aminopeptidase, whose amino-acid sequence is MELVVKSVAAASVKTATLVLPVGENRKLGAVAKAVDQASEGAISAVLKRGDLAGKPGQTLLLQSLPGLKAERVLLVGSGKDEALGDRAWRKLVASVAGVLKGLNGADAVLALDDIAVSNRDAHYGKYRLLAETLLDGDYVFDRFKSQKAEPRTLKKVTLLADKAGQAEVERALKHAGAIATGMAFTRDLGNLPPNLCHPSFLAEQAKDLGKAHKALKVEVLDEKKIKDLGMGAFYAVGQGSDQPPRLIVLNYQGGKKTEKPFVLVGKGITFDTGGISLKPGAGMDEMKYDMCGAASVLGTLRAVLELQLPVNLVCLLACAENMPSGGATRPGDIVTTMSGQTVEILNTDAEGRLVLCDTLTYAERFKPQAVIDIATLTGACIVALGSHTTGLMGNNDDLVGQLLDAGKRADDRAWQLPLFDEYQEQLDSPFADMGNIGGPKAGTITAGCFLSRFAKAYDWAHMDIAGTAWVSGGKDKGATGRPVPLLTQYLLDRAGA
- the lptG gene encoding LPS export ABC transporter permease LptG, whose product is MGKLDRYIGQSVLLAILAVLGIILGLASLFAFIDEMSDLSDTYTVMEAGNFVLLTAPRRLYEMLPMAALIGCLIGLGSLASSSELTIMRAAGVSIGRIVWAVMKPMLVLMLVGLLIGEYVAPVTENKAQADRSLAQGGGDAQSSKRGMWHRQGEEFVHINAVQPNGLLLGVTRYRFDSERKIVTSSFARRAQYQDDHWLLADVRTTFFRGDHTEVVNTPQERWDVSLTPQLLNTVILAPESLSITGLWDYIHYLSDQGLNNARYWLAFWTKVLQPMVTAALVLMAISFIFGPLRSVTLGQRVFTGVLVGFVFRIAQDLLGPSSQVFGFPPLLAVVIPAGICALAGVWLLRRAG
- a CDS encoding DNA polymerase III subunit chi — its product is MSKVDFYILPTDSLSARLDFACKLCEKAWRLGHRVYLHCQDAEQRDELDQRLWRFKGEAFVPHDLAEVHADASVALGLAADSAGNHHDLLINLGAGVPGFVGQFERVAEIVVEEPGIRQSARDRFRFYREQGYALQDHRLQRL
- a CDS encoding RDD family protein, giving the protein MSKPLLTPQGDFPPVGLGRRLAAMFYDFLLCTALLIVTAGAYKMIQMAIIGEARMRELTEAGALDGDPLLSTVLLFALFGFFAKFWIHGGQTLGMQVWGVRVQNADGTAISLWQALLRFVVSIASWLCLGLGFLWVLIDKRKRGWHDIYSESQLVRVPKQKK
- a CDS encoding L-serine ammonia-lyase, producing MSLSVFDLFKIGIGPSSSHTVGPMRAAARFAEGLRRDGLLASTASVKAELYGSLGATGKGHGSDKAVLLGLEGEHPDIIDTDTIPARLQAIRDSGRLNLLGEHSIAFIEKQHLAMIRKPLDYHPNGMIFRAFDEAGLQIRSREYYSVGGGFVVDQDAAGHDRIVEDSTPLTYPFKTAKELLGHCTAQNLSVSQVMLANEAAWRPEAQTRAGLLRIWQVMQDCVEAGCRHEGILPGGLKVKRRAPALYRQLSRHPEASLRDALSVLDWVNLYALAVNEENAYGGRVVTAPTNGAAGIVPAVLHYYMRFVPGANEDGVVRFLLTAAAIGILYKENASISGAEVGCQGEVGVACSMAAGALCEVMGGSVQQVENAAEIGMEHNLGLTCDPIGGLVQVPCIERNAMGSVKAINAVRMALRGDGQHYVSLDKVIRTMRQTGADMKSKYKETARGGLAVNIIEC
- the lptF gene encoding LPS export ABC transporter permease LptF; this encodes MIVFRYLSREVLVTLSAVSAVLLVIIMSGRFIKYLAQAAQGVLDPSVLFLIMGFRLPGFLQLILPLGLFLGILLAYGRLYLESEMTVLSATGMSQQRLLGLTMAPAALVALLVAWLSLSLAPLGVAQVQQIISQQDALTEFDTLVPGRFQTLRDGSRVTYTEELSDDRINLAGVFISEKRFNQDKTKDRAPSVLVAEKGHQEIQADGNRYLVLENGYRYDGNPGQADYRAIKYDTYGVLLPKPEVSEEVTEREAVPTSELIGKKGLRERAELQWRLSLPILVFVVTLLAVPLSRVNPRQGRFLKLLPAILLYMAYLTMLISVRGALEKGKLPIALGMWWVHGLFLLIGLGLMYWEPLRLKRAARRAEVAHG
- a CDS encoding cold-shock protein, with the translated sequence MAERQNGTVKWFNDEKGYGFITPESGPDLFVHFRAIEGNGFKSLKEGQKVTFEAVQGQKGMQADKVQVAG